Proteins co-encoded in one Pseudochaenichthys georgianus chromosome 22, fPseGeo1.2, whole genome shotgun sequence genomic window:
- the plek2 gene encoding pleckstrin-2 — protein MEAKKNPTLREGFLVKRGHLVHNWKPRWFVLTPDKLLYFKYEGGRRDSCQRGKILLKDCGITSPFLDYENRPLVIKLRTKNGVDHFLEACSREERDDWAGDISAATEKLRGPEGVKGPTLETTTTGPQLHDINLIKVLESMYDVHSGIKMGNHSDHGSSYSNCFSGSAVVDWLVFSQMALTRLEALTLASALQEESFLWPVGLKSVEALRTAGLTEHFMDDSTALYSFSDSLKKRGSVKAETSMSAVELSGKVIKRGYLLKQGHRRKNWKVRLFVLRSEPAYLHYYDPTKDDISPVGGFSLRACLVSSLGDNGVPSGVKGNIQGNLFKIITQEDTHYFIQAPTQQQKVDWIEAIRQHT, from the exons ATGGAAGCAAAGAAAAACCCAACGCTGAGAGAGGGCTTCCTCGTGAAGCGG GGTCACCTCGTCCACAACTGGAAGCCGCGCTGGTTCGTTTTGACGCCGGACAAGCTTCTGTATTTTAAATACGAGGGAGGAAGAAGAGACTCGTGCCAGCGAGGGAAGATCCTCCTGAAGGACTGCGGGATCACTTCTCCTTTCCTGGACTATGAAAACCGGCCG CTGGTGATCAAGCTCCGGACGAAGAATGGCGTGGATCATTTCCTGGAGGCTTGTTCCCGGGAGGAGAGGGATGACTGGGCGGGAGATATCAGCGCCGCCACGGAGAAGCTGCGGGGCCCCGAAGGTGTGAAAGGGCCAACTCTGGAAACTACTACTACAGGACCCCAGCTGCACGACATCAATCTGAT CAAAGTGCTGGAGTCCATGTATGACGTGCACAGTGGAATCAAGATGGGAAACCACTCTGATCACGGCAGCTCGTACAGCAACTGTTTCTCAG gctcTGCGGTGGTGGACTGGCTGGTGTTCTCTCAGATGGCTCTGACCCGGTTGGAGGCTCTGACTCTGGCCTCCGCCCTGCAGGAGGAGAGCTTCCTGTGGCCCGTCGGTCTGAAGAGCGTGGAGGCGCTGAGAACCGCCGGACTCACCGAGCACTTCATGGACGACTCCACCGCTCTCTACAGCTTC TCCGACAGCTTGAAGAAGAGAGGCAGCGTGAAGGCCGAGACCTCGATGTCTGCAGTGGAGCTCAGCGGGAAAGTGATCAAGAGAGGATATCTACTCAAACAG GGTCACAGGAGGAAGAACTGGAAGGTCCGTCTGTTCGTTCTTCGCTCAGAGCCGGCGTACCTCCACTACTACGACCCCACCAAG GATGACATCAGTCCCGTGGGCGGCTTCTCTCTGAGAGCATGTCTGGTTTCCTCGCTCGGGGATAACGGAGTTCCCTCGG GTGTTAAAGGAAACATTCAGGGCAACCTGTTCAAGATCATCACTCAGGAGGACACTCATTACTTCATCCAGGCTCCGACTCAGCAGCAGAAGGTGGACTGGATCGAGGCCATCCGACAGCACACATAG
- the LOC117468092 gene encoding galectin-related protein B, producing MEEQDKKENGEYSGEIKGGMRPSMKLVVMGIINCKPKSMEVVLSCAPQEEEEEADVGLQLKVSFTEKAVQRNARVAGKWGRPETTLSYFPFAAGESFKMEIVCEHQQFRILIDGQPLCGFTHRALPLASLTALHVSGDLQLTKVA from the exons ATGGAAGAACAGGACAAGAAAGAAAAT GGGGAGTACAGCGGAGAGATAAAGGGAGGCATGCGGCCTTCAATGAAGCTGGTCGTTATGGGAATTATTAACTGTAAACCCAAGAG CATGGAGGTGGTTCTGTCCTGCGCTcctcaggaggaagaggaggaggcggATGTGGGTCTCCAGCTGAAGGTGAGCTTCACGGAGAAGGCCGTGCAGAGAAACGCTCGTGTGGCCGGGAAGTGGGGACGGCCTGAAACTACACTTTCATACTTTCCCTTTGCAGCCGGAGAATCCTTCAAG ATGGAGATTGTGTGCGAGCACCAGCAGTTTCGTATTTTAATAGACGGCCAGCCTCTGTGTGGTTTCACCCACCGTGCGCTCCCGCTCGCCTCCCTCACCGCCTTACACGTCTCCGGAGACCTGCAGCTCACCAAGGTGGCCTAG